The Delphinus delphis chromosome 2, mDelDel1.2, whole genome shotgun sequence genome contains a region encoding:
- the SIX1 gene encoding homeobox protein SIX1, which translates to MSMLPSFGFTQEQVACVCEVLQQGGNLERLGRFLWSLPACDHLHKNESVLKAKAVVAFHRGNFRELYKILESHQFSPHNHPKLQQLWLKAHYVEAEKLRGRPLGAVGKYRVRRKFPLPRTIWDGEETSYCFKEKSRGVLREWYAHNPYPSPREKRELAEATGLTTTQVSNWFKNRRQRDRAAEAKERENTENNNSSSNKQNQLSPLEGGKPLMSSSEEEFSPPQSPDQNSVLLLQGNMSHARSSNYSLPGLTASQPTHGLQAHQHQLQDSLLGPLTSSLVDLGS; encoded by the exons ATGTCGATGCTGCCATCGTTCGGCTTCACGCAGGAGCAAGTGGCGTGCGTATGCGAGGTTTTGCAGCAAGGCGGGAACCTGGAGCGCCTGGGCAGGTTCCTGTGGTCGCTGCCCGCCTGCGACCACCTGCACAAGAACGAAAGCGTGCTCAAGGCCAAGGCCGTGGTCGCCTTCCACCGCGGCAACTTCCGCGAGCTCTACAAGATCCTGGAGAGCCACCAGTTCTCGCCTCACAACCACCCCAAGCTGCAACAACTGTGGCTGAAGGCGCACTACGTGGAGGCCGAGAAGTTGCGCGGCCGGCCCTTGGGCGCGGTGGGGAAATATCGGGTGCGCCGAAAATTCCCGTTGCCGCGCACCATCTGGGACGGCGAAGAGACCAGCTACTGCTTCAAGGAGAAGTCGCGGGGCGTGCTGCGGGAGTGGTACGCGCATAACCCCTACCCCTCGCCGCGTGAGAAGCGGGAGCTGGCCGAGGCCACCGGCCTCACCACCACCCAAGTCAGCAACTGGTTTAAGAACCGGAGGCAAAGAGACCGGGCCGCCGAGGCCAAGGAAAG GGAGAACACTGAAAACAATAACTCCTCCTCCAACAAGCAGAATCAACTCTCTCCTCTGGAAGGGGGCAAGCCGCTCATGTCCAGCTCAGAAGAAGAATTCTCACCTCCCCAAAGTCCAGACCAGAACTCGGTCCTTCTGCTGCAGGGCAATATGAGCCACGCCAGGAGCTCAAACTATTCTCTCCCAGGTTTAACCGCCTCTCAGCCCACCCACGGCCTGCAAGCCCACCAGCATCAGCTCCAGGACTCTCTGCTGGGCCCCCTCACCTCCAGTCTGGTGGACTTGGGGTCCTAA